GAAAATATTATTAATTTTTTTGAAGATACAAATCAAGCAAAAGATCGTCTTATAGTTTACTCTTGTACTTCTGGTTATCCGGTTCCTTTTCCAGATATATGCCTGCTCGAAATCAATCGGTTATATCAAAAATTTTCCGATCGGGTGAAGGAGATTGGATTCTCAGGACATCATCTGGGAATTGCAGTAGATGTTGCGGCTTATACTCTCGGAGCTAAATGGATTGAAAGACATTTTACAAAGGATAGAACTTGGAAAGGAACTGATCATGCAGCTTCTCTTGAAGTTCCCGGATTATCGAAATTAGTTAGAGACCTAGATCATACTTTTGAAGCATTAGCTTATAAGAAAAATGAAATTCTGGAAATTGAAAAAGTTCAAAGAGAGAAATTAAAATATAGAAAAGCTTAATGGAGGTTTTAGCTATAATACCTGCAAGAGGTGGTAGTAAAGGTTTACCAGATAAAAATATACTTCCTCTTTTAGGACATCCTTTGATTGCATATAGTATTGAAGCAGCAATACGGTCGTCTCTAGTGACAAGAATTATTGTTAGTACAGATTCAAAGGAAATTGGGAAAATAGCTTTGAAATATGGAGCGGAAGTACCTTTTTTAAGACCTGAAATCTATGCTCGAGATACGAGTTCAGATCTTGAAGTTTTTAAACATGCATTAGATTGGTTAAAGAAAAAAGAAAATTACCATCCTGATCTTGTAATTCAATTGCGCCCTACATCTCCGGTCAGACCAGAAGGTATTATTGATGCATGTATTGAAAGATTGATAAATAATTATTCAGCTGATAGCTTAAGAATAGTAACTCCATCTCCAATTACTCCCTATAAAATGTGGACACTGTTGGATGAGAACGAACCTCTTAAGCCTCTACTCTCTATTGAAGGAATAGAAGAACCGTATAATGAGCCTCGGCAACGTTTACCGAAAACTTACTGGCAAATTGGAACACTTGATGTCATAAAACCCACGGTTATTGAGAATGAAAACAGTATGTCGGGAAAAACAATTTTGCCCTATGTACTAGGAAATGAATTTGCCGTTGATATTGATGATTTGGAAAGTTTTAATAAAGCTGGCATAGTGATTGAACATAAGAACTGCATAAAATTCAAATGATTTTAATGAATTCGAAAATATTGATTTTTGGAGCTGGATCAATTGGAGAAAGGCATATAAAAAACCTTCTTGACCTTGGGTTTAATAAAATTACAATCTATAGGCAGCGAAATTTACCATTAAGAAATGTTGATGCGAATGACTTAGAGATCATAACAGATCTCGATAATATAGAAAAGGGTCAATTTCAATTTGCTGTTATATGCACCCCTACGTCAATGCATGTAGAACAAACCCTTTTTTGTATTGAGAAAAACATTCCGGTTCTAGTTGAAAAACCCCTGAGTCACAGTCTTGAAGGATTGAATATATTAAAATCAGCCGTGATCCAATATGGAACCTTTCTTCATGTAGGATATATGATGCGATATCATCCACTTCTGAAAAGAATTAAATCTGGATTGGAAAAAAATGAATGGGGAAATTGTATTTATATTCGAACTTATTGGGGAGAATATTTGCCAAATTGGCATCCTTGGGAGGATTATAGAGAATCCTACGCGGCTAAAAGGTCTTTAGGAGGAGGGGCAGCTCTTACCCTAAGTCATGATTTAGATGTTGTCAATTGGCTCGTGGGAAGTGAAGTATCTAATTTTAATACCATGTATTCGCATGCGTCAAGTCTTGAATTAGATGTTGAAAGTGCCGCTGATATTCAGATAGAATATAGTAATGGTATTCAGGCCCATGTACATTTAAATTTTTTTCAAAAATTTCCTAAGCGAGAATATCAGATTGAATGTGAAGAGGCATCTCTTCTTTT
This DNA window, taken from Lutimonas zeaxanthinifaciens, encodes the following:
- a CDS encoding cytidylyltransferase domain-containing protein, coding for MEVLAIIPARGGSKGLPDKNILPLLGHPLIAYSIEAAIRSSLVTRIIVSTDSKEIGKIALKYGAEVPFLRPEIYARDTSSDLEVFKHALDWLKKKENYHPDLVIQLRPTSPVRPEGIIDACIERLINNYSADSLRIVTPSPITPYKMWTLLDENEPLKPLLSIEGIEEPYNEPRQRLPKTYWQIGTLDVIKPTVIENENSMSGKTILPYVLGNEFAVDIDDLESFNKAGIVIEHKNCIKFK
- a CDS encoding Gfo/Idh/MocA family protein, with protein sequence MNSKILIFGAGSIGERHIKNLLDLGFNKITIYRQRNLPLRNVDANDLEIITDLDNIEKGQFQFAVICTPTSMHVEQTLFCIEKNIPVLVEKPLSHSLEGLNILKSAVIQYGTFLHVGYMMRYHPLLKRIKSGLEKNEWGNCIYIRTYWGEYLPNWHPWEDYRESYAAKRSLGGGAALTLSHDLDVVNWLVGSEVSNFNTMYSHASSLELDVESAADIQIEYSNGIQAHVHLNFFQKFPKREYQIECEEASLLFDFFDNSLTIQYPNNKEKKVVDSFDRNDLFLDQTKAVFKLINSERHKEYALNQIEESSCIIKLCTYEK